In one Arachis duranensis cultivar V14167 chromosome 9, aradu.V14167.gnm2.J7QH, whole genome shotgun sequence genomic region, the following are encoded:
- the LOC107465063 gene encoding frataxin, mitochondrial has product MATKLLLKRARASLSRSSLQFSPSSFRILYVKASSEIFGKLCHNAHLLPLPLSPSSRTFCSRSSKLLDESQGPAAIDYRSLLQEGEFHKLADSTIHSLQEKLEDYGDDVEVDGFDIDYGNDVLTVKLGNLGTYVLNKQTPNRQLWLSSPVSGPSRFDWDRGSKVWIYRRNKANLYEVLETELEQLCGKPIVLS; this is encoded by the exons ATGGCCACCAAGTTGCTTCTGAAGAGAGCAAGAGCAAGTCTCTCTAGGTCCTCCTTGCAATTCTCACCTTCTTCTTTCCGGATTCTCTATGTTAAAGCTTCATCAGAAATCTTTGGTAAATTGTGCCACAACGCGCATCTTCTACCCCTGCCGTTATCACCTTCTTCCAGAACCTTCTGTTCTCGCAGTTCAAAACTTCTAGATGAATCTCAGGGCCCTGCCGCCATTGATTACCG TTCTCTACTGCAGGAGGGTGAATTTCACAAGCTTGCTGATTCCACTATACATAGCCTACAGGAGAAACTTGAG GATTACGGAGATGATGTTGAAGTTGATGGATTTGACATAGACTATGGG AATGATGTTTTGACTGTAAAACTTGGCAATCTGGGCACCTATGTCTTGAACAAACAAACACCAAATAGGCAACTTTGGTTGTCTTCTCCTGTAAG TGGCCCCTCAAGGTTTGATTGGGATCGTGGGAGTAAAGTTTGGATTTATAGACGAAACAAAGCAAATTTGTACGAAGTTTTAGAAACCGAGTTGGAGCAGCTGTGTGGCAAACCTATTGTTCTTTCCTAA
- the LOC127741384 gene encoding proline-rich receptor-like protein kinase PERK1 — protein MASAQHSPTHPRTQTASSHPPSSLLFPETRSRSHSSQQSPTHREDEDEDPVTHPPTGPPTSPPPSLRRHRLHQESLHPAAFLGTSPPPPRKPSSAYGAQAIYSGWFAL, from the exons ATGGCCAGCGCGCAGCATTCACCCACCCACCCACGCACCCAAACGGCCAGCAGTCACCCACCTTCTTCACTCCTTTTCCCTGAAACTCGAAGTCGAAGCCACTCAAGCCAGCAGTCACCCACCCACCGCGAAGACGAGGACGAAGACCCAGTCACCCACCCACCCACAGGACCTCCGACCTCACCACCTCCGAGCCTCCGACGTCACCGCCTCCACCAAGAAAGCCTCCACCCAGCAGCGTTTCTGGGTACCTCACCGCCTCCAcccagaaagccttcaagtgcATATGGAGCCCAAGCCATCTATTCAG gtTGGTTTGCATTATGA